The following nucleotide sequence is from Paucidesulfovibrio longus DSM 6739.
GGAGGGGGGTCCGGGGGGAACCCTTTCTGCAAGAAAGGGTTCCCCCCGGAAGATTCTTCCAAGGATTCGCCATGCTCGACGACAACGCTCTGATTCTTGATTTTCTGCGCCGGACCATGGCGCACTACGGCCTTTGGTTCGCCGAGGCCGTGCACCAGGTCGGCCTGCCCCTGGCCCTGGAGGCCGAGCGCGAGGCGGGCGACCGCTGGCTGGCCATCGCGCTCAAGCGTCTGGCCAAGACCACGGGCCAGCCCATGAAGGACGGGCTGCCCGCGTTTTTGGCCGACATGGACGAGCAGAAGAAAACGGCCCTGCTGGAAACCCTGGCCGTGAACTGGCTGGCGGCGGACGGCGTCTGGTTCCAGGCCATCGAGACGCGCGCGGGCATGCACGACGCCAAGCGCGCCAACGACACCTGCTGGTCGCGCTTTTCGCCGCTGGAGGCCGCGCGCATCAAGGCGCTGCTGGAGCTGGAAGATGAGGCCGGGCTGGCGGGGCTCAAGGCGGCCCTGGGCTGCCGCCTCTACGCGCGCATCAACGAGCAGGAAATCGTGGACGAGGGCGATGCGGGCTTCACCTTCCGCATGACCCGCTGCCGCGTGCAGGACGCCCGCACGCGCAAGGGCCTGCCCGACTATCCCTGCAAGTCCGGCGGCTGCGTGGAATACACCAGCTTCGCCCGGACCATCGACCCGCGCATCAAGACCGAATGCATCGCCTGCCCGCCGGACGAGCATCCGGCGGAATGGGTCTGCGCCTGGCGGTTCGAGATCGGCAAGTAGGCGAAATGAAGCGGGCGGCGGGCGCGGGCCGGGCTATTCGCCCTCGCCCTTTGCCGCTTCCATGTAGGATTCCTTGAAGATCAGCTTGGTGGCCAGCTCGTCGCAGGCTTCGCCCAGGTCCATGATCCGTTCCAGAAAATCCAGTATTTCCACGCGCTGTCCTTCCTCGCCGTTGTCGAATTCAAAGGCGAGGTCGCCGCTCTGGACGTAGTTTTCTATTTTCTCCAAATATTCCGAAAAGATCATTGTCGCTCCGAAGGGGTGGAAGGGTTGAACGGCTCGCGGATACGCAGCGTGGCGCGGGCTTGCCCGCGTCCTCGCGCCTAGTCGTGATGATACGGCAGTCCCCTGTTGATGCTCGCGGCGCGGTAGAGCTGCTCCAGGAGCATGACCCGGCAGAGTTCGTGGGGCCAGGTGGCCTTGCCGAGCGCGAAGAGCAGGTCCGCACGCTTGCGGACCTCGTCCGTATGGCCGAACGGCCCGCCGATGACGAAACAGGGCGTGCGGCCGGGATCCTCGGTCCAGCGTTGCAGGTTCGCGGCCAGGGTCCGGGAGGGCAGTTCCTTGCCGCGCTCGTCGAGGATCACGGCGATGTCCTTGGGGTCCAGCGCGTCGAGCAGGGCGCGGCCCTCGCGCTGGCGCTTCTCCTCCGGCGGCAGCTTGCTCGGCGCGTCCTTCAGCTCCACGATCTCCAGCTTGTGGAAATGGCCGAGCTTTTTGACGTAGTGTTCTGCCGCGTCGCGGAAGAAGGGCTCCTTGAGCTTGCCCACGAAGAGGCACTTCACGCGCACGGTCAGACCTGCCTGAGCGTGCCGGTCACGCCGCCGTTGTCCGGCTCGACGACCACGTAGCCGCCCTGGGCGAGCATGCCCGGATTGATGACCTTGGTGCGGCCGATGCGGTCCTCACCTTCGGACTCGTGAATATGCCCGCTGATGCAGAGTGCGGGCTGCGTCTCCTCCAGAAAGGCGCGCACGGCCGCGCTGCCGACATGCCCGCCGGAGGTCAGCCGGTCCGCGCGGGTGTCCAGCGGCGGGGTGTGGATCACGGCCACCAGCTCGTCGTAATCGCGGGCCTTGGCGTGCGTCTCGCGAATCCAGGCGTCGATCTGGCGGTCCGAGACCTCGCTCGGCGTGCCGAAGGGCGTGGGCGTGGAAAAGCCCACCCCGAACGCGCCGATCCTGCGGCCCACGAGTCCCGGAAACAGGTCCACCACGTTCAGATGCAGGTTCGCGTTCCTGTCCACCAGGAAGTCGTGCACGGCCTGGGTGTCCATGTTGCCGATCTGGGCCAGCACGCGCGGGTTGCGCCGGGTCAGCTCCGCCCAGATGCGGCGGATCTGCGGCTCGCCGCCCCGGTTGGTCAGGTCGCCGCTGACGATGATCCCCTCGGCCTGTTCCAGGTCGGGGATCCTCTCGATCATGCCCGTGCTCTCGTGCACGTCGCCGAAGGCAATCCAAAACATGTTCCGCTCCTTGCCCGGTCCGCGCCCGCAAAGCGAAAGCGCACGAGCCGGGGCTTGTTGTCCGTCCGGAGTTAGCATAAACAGGATGCTGGAGGCACGCAACGGCTTGAGGACGACATGACCAAGAAGGACAAGGTTCGACGAACGCTCATTGAACAACGGCGTTGCATGGGCCAGGACGAGGTTTCGGAAAAAAGCGCGGCCATCGTGGCCCGCATCCGCGAGACCCTGGCCTGGAAGAACGTGCGACAGGCCCTGGTGTACTGGCCCACCCAGAACGAGGTGGACACCAGGCCGCTCATCGTGGAACTCTGGCAGCGGGGCGCAAGCGTGCTCCTGCCGAGATGCCGCCCAGGCCAGCCCGGCGTCATGGACGTGGCCTGCGTCAGCTGCGAGGCCGACCTCGCGCCCGGCGCCTATCAGATCATGGAGCCCGGTTCGGGCTGCCGCATCGTGGACATCCAGGCCGAAGACTTCGCGCCCGACCTCGCCCTCATTCCGGGCGTTGGCTTCGACCGCGACTGTTTCCGCGTCGGCTTCGGCGGCGGCTACTACGACCGCATGCTCGAAGGCCCGCAAATGGGACGCGCGCTCAAATTCGGCCTCTGCTACTCCTTTCAGGTCGTAGGCAAGCTCCCCGTGGACGACTGGGACAGGCCCGTGAACGCGGTCTGCACCGAGGAGGAACTGTGGTACAGATAGCCTTTATCCCGTTCGAATTTCCGGAGATCCCAGGGATAGGCTGCGCCTTTTCCTCGCGCCGGGGCGGAGCCAGCCGGCTCCCCTACCATTCCGCGAACCTCTCCTACGACGTGGGCGACGACCCGGACCACGTGGACGAAAACCGGGCCTGCCTGCAAAACCGCTTCCGGCTCAAGGCGCTCGTGGACTGCACCCAGGTCCACGGCGACGACATGCGCCTGGACGCGAAGCCCGGCATGCGCTGCGAGGCCGACGGCCTGACAACCGCCGAGCCAGGCATCGGCCTGATGATCAAGACCGCCGACTGCCAGCCCATCCTCCTGGCCCACGAGTCCGGAAAATACGCGGCGGCCCTGCACGCGGGCTGGCGCGGCAACAAGATCAACTTCCCGGCCACGGGCGTGCGCGTCTTCTGCGAGCATTACGGGCTGAAACCCTCCGAGCTGCTCGCAGTGCGCGGCCCCTCCCTCGGCCCGGACCAGGCCGAATTCCAGAACTTCGAGGACGATTTCGGCCCCGGATTCGAGCCCTGGTTCAACCCCGAAACCCGGACCATGAACCTCTGGGAGCTGACCCGCCACCAACTGGCCGAGGCCGGACTCGCGCCCGAGCGCATCTTCGGCCTGGACCTCTGCACCAAGTCGCGCGAGGAGGATTTCTTCTCCTACCGCCGCGACAAGACCACCGGCCGACAGGCCGGAATCATCTGGATCAAGAGCCCGATTTAGATTTCTTGGGAAAAGAATGCCTCCGGCGGCCAGAGGGCCCGCGGCCCTCTGGACTCCCTTTCTGCGGCAAAAAGCGATGCTGCGCATCCGCTTTTCGCCGCGAGCAG
It contains:
- a CDS encoding DUF6125 family protein yields the protein MLDDNALILDFLRRTMAHYGLWFAEAVHQVGLPLALEAEREAGDRWLAIALKRLAKTTGQPMKDGLPAFLADMDEQKKTALLETLAVNWLAADGVWFQAIETRAGMHDAKRANDTCWSRFSPLEAARIKALLELEDEAGLAGLKAALGCRLYARINEQEIVDEGDAGFTFRMTRCRVQDARTRKGLPDYPCKSGGCVEYTSFARTIDPRIKTECIACPPDEHPAEWVCAWRFEIGK
- a CDS encoding 23S rRNA (pseudouridine(1915)-N(3))-methyltransferase RlmH produces the protein MRVKCLFVGKLKEPFFRDAAEHYVKKLGHFHKLEIVELKDAPSKLPPEEKRQREGRALLDALDPKDIAVILDERGKELPSRTLAANLQRWTEDPGRTPCFVIGGPFGHTDEVRKRADLLFALGKATWPHELCRVMLLEQLYRAASINRGLPYHHD
- a CDS encoding metallophosphoesterase, coding for MFWIAFGDVHESTGMIERIPDLEQAEGIIVSGDLTNRGGEPQIRRIWAELTRRNPRVLAQIGNMDTQAVHDFLVDRNANLHLNVVDLFPGLVGRRIGAFGVGFSTPTPFGTPSEVSDRQIDAWIRETHAKARDYDELVAVIHTPPLDTRADRLTSGGHVGSAAVRAFLEETQPALCISGHIHESEGEDRIGRTKVINPGMLAQGGYVVVEPDNGGVTGTLRQV
- a CDS encoding 5-formyltetrahydrofolate cyclo-ligase codes for the protein MTKKDKVRRTLIEQRRCMGQDEVSEKSAAIVARIRETLAWKNVRQALVYWPTQNEVDTRPLIVELWQRGASVLLPRCRPGQPGVMDVACVSCEADLAPGAYQIMEPGSGCRIVDIQAEDFAPDLALIPGVGFDRDCFRVGFGGGYYDRMLEGPQMGRALKFGLCYSFQVVGKLPVDDWDRPVNAVCTEEELWYR
- the pgeF gene encoding peptidoglycan editing factor PgeF, with the translated sequence MVQIAFIPFEFPEIPGIGCAFSSRRGGASRLPYHSANLSYDVGDDPDHVDENRACLQNRFRLKALVDCTQVHGDDMRLDAKPGMRCEADGLTTAEPGIGLMIKTADCQPILLAHESGKYAAALHAGWRGNKINFPATGVRVFCEHYGLKPSELLAVRGPSLGPDQAEFQNFEDDFGPGFEPWFNPETRTMNLWELTRHQLAEAGLAPERIFGLDLCTKSREEDFFSYRRDKTTGRQAGIIWIKSPI